One genomic segment of Natrialbaceae archaeon AArc-T1-2 includes these proteins:
- the proC gene encoding pyrroline-5-carboxylate reductase encodes MTDVSVIGCGNMGSALLEGLSASGEYTLTACDLDPDALEAVSAYSSRTTSNLEEAAEADVVVVAVKPGVIESVLADLELSPEQTLVSIAAGVETATLEAHTDATVVRVMPNLAAETGTMAAAVTEHSVTDEVRDLLDSVGEYVEIPEAQMDIATAVNGSGPAFVYHLLGAMAEAGVEGGLEPEQARVLAAQTFKGAAETVLRSEDDLEAMIDAVCSPNGTTIEGMNVLWDSDADRAVTDAVMAAAERSRELAEGDDE; translated from the coding sequence ATGACAGATGTGAGCGTCATCGGCTGTGGAAACATGGGGAGTGCCCTCCTCGAGGGGCTCTCGGCGTCGGGTGAGTACACGTTGACGGCGTGTGACCTCGATCCGGACGCCCTCGAGGCGGTGTCCGCATACAGCTCGCGGACGACGTCGAACCTCGAGGAGGCGGCCGAAGCGGACGTCGTCGTCGTCGCCGTGAAACCCGGCGTCATCGAGAGCGTCCTCGCGGACCTCGAGCTGTCGCCGGAGCAGACGCTCGTCTCGATCGCGGCGGGCGTCGAAACGGCCACCCTCGAAGCGCACACCGACGCGACGGTCGTGCGCGTGATGCCGAACCTCGCTGCCGAGACGGGAACGATGGCCGCGGCGGTGACCGAACACAGCGTGACCGACGAGGTCCGGGACCTGCTCGATTCGGTCGGCGAGTACGTCGAGATCCCCGAAGCACAGATGGACATCGCGACCGCCGTCAACGGCAGCGGGCCGGCGTTCGTCTACCACCTCCTGGGCGCGATGGCCGAGGCCGGCGTCGAGGGCGGTCTCGAGCCCGAACAGGCCCGGGTTCTTGCCGCACAGACGTTCAAGGGGGCCGCCGAGACGGTCCTGCGCTCCGAGGACGACCTCGAGGCGATGATCGACGCGGTCTGTTCGCCAAACGGGACGACCATCGAGGGGATGAACGTCCTGTGGGACAGCGACGCGGACCGGGCGGTCACGGACGCAGTGATGGCAGCCGCAGAACGCTCCAGGGAACTCGCGGAGGGAGACGATGAGTGA
- the proB gene encoding glutamate 5-kinase has protein sequence MSETVAPDAIERARELAADADRVIVKAGTNSLTDEDSNLDDEKLDKLVDDLADLLARDTEVILVSSGAIGAGKGRVDYTGETVEESQALSTVGQSHLMRRYTESFERYDRKVAQLLLTQHDLENTDRFTNFRNTIETLLEWGVVPIINENDAVATKEIRIGDNDMLSSSVAIGVDVDLLVTLTDVGGVYTGNPKRDPDAERIEAVGDNYDEVQAIIDESSSSTFGGIQTKVQGAREVSEHGIPAIIARSTEPDVLEQIATGKEVGTLFVPINGVTDE, from the coding sequence ATGAGTGAGACAGTCGCCCCGGACGCGATCGAACGGGCACGTGAGCTCGCGGCCGACGCCGACCGCGTCATCGTCAAGGCCGGCACGAACTCCCTGACCGACGAGGACTCGAACTTGGACGACGAGAAACTCGACAAGCTCGTCGACGACCTCGCGGATTTGCTCGCACGGGACACGGAGGTCATCCTCGTCTCCTCGGGTGCGATCGGGGCCGGCAAGGGACGAGTGGACTACACCGGCGAGACCGTCGAGGAGTCCCAGGCGCTGTCGACCGTCGGACAGAGCCACCTGATGCGTCGCTATACGGAGAGTTTCGAACGGTACGACCGGAAGGTCGCCCAACTCCTGCTCACCCAGCACGACCTCGAGAACACCGACCGCTTTACGAACTTCCGGAACACGATCGAGACGCTGCTGGAATGGGGCGTCGTCCCGATCATCAACGAGAACGACGCGGTCGCGACGAAGGAGATCCGCATCGGCGACAACGACATGCTCTCCTCGTCGGTCGCCATCGGCGTCGACGTCGACCTGCTTGTCACGCTGACCGACGTCGGCGGCGTCTACACGGGCAACCCCAAGCGGGACCCCGACGCCGAACGCATCGAGGCCGTCGGCGACAACTACGACGAGGTCCAGGCCATCATCGACGAGAGCTCGAGTTCGACCTTCGGCGGCATCCAGACCAAGGTCCAGGGCGCACGCGAGGTCAGCGAACACGGCATCCCGGCGATCATCGCCAGGTCGACCGAGCCGGACGTGCTCGAGCAAATCGCTACTGGCAAGGAGGTCGGGACGCTATTCGTCCCCATAAACGGTGTCACCGATGAGTGA
- a CDS encoding glutamate-5-semialdehyde dehydrogenase has product MSEKSIETKVAEAESAALELATLPDEKRRAGLEAVADLIDERHEEILAANEKDVAEGERMLEEGEYTQALVDRLKLSESKLEDISEMVRSVAAQEDPLEKTLEARRLDENLELYKVAVPIGVVGTVFESRPDALVQIAALGLKSGNAVILKGGSEAAHSNRVLFEIIEEATADLPTGWAQQIEAREDVDAMLEMDDAIDLLMPRGSSAFVSYIQDNTSIPVLGHTEGICHVFVDREADLEMAEDIAFDAKVQYPAVCNAVETLLVHEDVAADFLPGIVERYEEAGVELRGDELTREVVDVDAATEEDWDTEYGDLELSIAVVDSLSAAMDHITTHGSKHTESIVTEDDDRAATFMRGLDSASVYHNASTRFADGYRYGLGAEVGISTGKIHARGPVGLEGLTTYKYHLEGDGHLVATYAGEDAKPYRHEEFDGEWTSGTLSDE; this is encoded by the coding sequence ATGAGTGAGAAATCGATCGAAACCAAGGTAGCGGAGGCAGAGAGCGCCGCCTTAGAGCTCGCAACGCTTCCCGACGAGAAGCGCCGCGCCGGCCTCGAGGCGGTCGCCGACCTGATCGACGAGCGCCACGAGGAGATCCTCGCGGCAAACGAGAAAGACGTCGCCGAAGGCGAGCGGATGCTCGAGGAGGGGGAGTACACGCAGGCACTCGTCGACCGCCTGAAACTCTCCGAGTCGAAACTCGAGGACATCTCCGAGATGGTCAGAAGCGTCGCCGCCCAGGAGGACCCCCTCGAGAAGACCCTGGAGGCGCGACGGCTCGACGAGAACCTGGAACTGTACAAGGTCGCCGTCCCCATCGGCGTCGTCGGGACGGTCTTCGAGTCCCGACCCGATGCGCTGGTCCAGATCGCCGCGCTCGGGCTCAAATCCGGCAACGCCGTCATCCTCAAGGGCGGCAGCGAGGCCGCCCACTCCAACCGGGTGCTGTTCGAAATCATCGAGGAGGCCACCGCCGACCTGCCGACCGGCTGGGCCCAGCAGATCGAGGCCCGCGAGGACGTCGACGCGATGCTCGAGATGGACGACGCGATCGACCTGCTGATGCCACGGGGTAGCTCGGCGTTCGTCTCCTACATCCAGGACAACACGAGCATCCCCGTACTCGGCCACACCGAGGGGATCTGTCACGTCTTCGTCGACCGCGAGGCCGACCTCGAGATGGCCGAAGACATCGCCTTCGACGCGAAGGTCCAGTATCCGGCGGTCTGTAACGCCGTCGAGACGCTACTGGTCCACGAGGACGTCGCCGCAGACTTCCTCCCCGGAATCGTCGAACGCTACGAGGAGGCCGGTGTCGAACTGCGTGGCGACGAACTGACCCGCGAAGTCGTCGACGTCGACGCGGCGACCGAGGAAGACTGGGACACCGAGTACGGCGACCTCGAGCTCTCGATTGCGGTCGTCGACTCGCTGTCGGCGGCGATGGACCACATCACGACCCACGGCTCGAAACACACCGAGTCGATCGTCACCGAGGACGACGACCGCGCCGCGACGTTCATGCGCGGGCTCGACTCCGCGAGCGTCTACCACAACGCCTCGACGCGATTCGCCGACGGCTACCGCTACGGCCTCGGCGCGGAGGTCGGCATCAGCACTGGAAAAATCCACGCCCGGGGTCCAGTCGGACTGGAGGGACTGACGACGTACAAGTACCACCTCGAGGGCGACGGCCACCTCGTCGCCACCTACGCCGGCGAGGACGCGAAACCGTACCGCCACGAGGAGTTCGACGGAGAGTGGACGTCCGGGACGCTCTCCGACGAGTAA
- the thrS gene encoding threonine--tRNA ligase, translating to MSESESQKRIAVVLPDGSELEVGAGATVEDCAYEIGPGLGRDTVAGRLDGELVAKEEPVYDGAELEIVTDDGGEDYLRVLRHSASHCLAQAVERLFDAEEVKLAIGPPTDDGFYYDFDNLDVDEDDLAEIEAEMEAIIEDDYEIEREEVPIAEAEERLADEPYKLELLAEFADENDRVTFYSQGEWEDLCAGPHVESTGEIGAVKLLEIAGAYWRGDEENPMQTRIYGTAFEDADDLEDFLERRREAEKRDHRRIGSEMDLFSIQDVTGPGLPLYHPPGKTILKELEDFVEELNQEADYDYVETPHVFKTDLWRRSGHYENYADDMFLFEVGDDEFGLKPMNCPGHAAIFQDQSWSYRDLPIRYAENGKVYRKEQRGELSGLSRVWAFTIDDGHLFVRPDQIEQEVEEIMDMITDVLETFDLEYEMALATRPEKSVGGDEIWERAESQLESVLEAREHDYVLEEGDGAFYGPKIDFAFEDAIGRSWDGPTVQLDFNMPERFDLSYVGEDNEEHRPVMIHRALYGSYERFFMMLIEHFEGRFPLWLAPEQVRVLPISDDNLGYAYQVANEFEEFRVEVDDRDSTLERKIRAAHDDRVPYQIIVGDDEEEAGNISVRDRFEDQEYDVEAETFREHLAAERDEQRTEPDFLQR from the coding sequence ATGTCAGAATCAGAATCACAGAAACGGATAGCGGTCGTACTGCCAGACGGCTCGGAGCTCGAGGTCGGTGCCGGTGCGACGGTCGAAGACTGCGCCTACGAGATCGGTCCCGGCCTCGGTCGCGACACCGTCGCCGGTCGACTCGACGGCGAGCTGGTCGCCAAAGAGGAGCCGGTCTACGACGGAGCCGAACTCGAGATCGTCACCGACGACGGCGGCGAGGACTATCTGCGGGTACTGCGTCACTCGGCCTCGCACTGTCTCGCCCAGGCCGTCGAACGGCTGTTCGACGCCGAGGAGGTCAAACTCGCGATCGGCCCGCCGACCGACGACGGGTTTTACTACGACTTCGACAACTTGGACGTCGACGAGGACGACCTCGCGGAGATCGAAGCCGAGATGGAGGCGATTATCGAGGACGACTACGAGATCGAACGCGAGGAGGTCCCGATTGCGGAGGCCGAAGAGCGCCTCGCGGACGAACCGTACAAACTCGAGCTCTTAGCGGAGTTCGCCGACGAGAACGATCGGGTCACCTTCTACAGCCAGGGCGAGTGGGAGGACCTCTGTGCCGGCCCCCACGTCGAGTCGACCGGCGAGATCGGCGCGGTGAAACTGCTCGAGATCGCCGGCGCGTACTGGCGTGGCGACGAGGAGAATCCGATGCAGACCCGGATCTACGGCACCGCCTTCGAGGACGCGGACGATCTCGAGGACTTCTTAGAGCGACGCCGCGAGGCCGAGAAACGGGACCACCGTCGGATCGGATCGGAGATGGATCTGTTCTCGATCCAGGACGTCACCGGTCCCGGCCTCCCGCTGTATCATCCGCCGGGCAAGACCATCCTGAAGGAACTCGAGGACTTCGTCGAGGAGCTCAACCAGGAGGCCGACTACGACTACGTCGAGACGCCCCACGTCTTCAAGACCGACCTCTGGCGACGGTCGGGCCACTACGAGAACTACGCCGACGACATGTTTCTCTTCGAAGTTGGCGACGACGAGTTCGGGCTCAAGCCGATGAACTGCCCCGGCCACGCCGCCATCTTTCAGGACCAGTCCTGGTCGTATCGCGATCTCCCCATCCGCTACGCCGAGAACGGGAAGGTCTACCGCAAGGAACAACGCGGCGAACTCTCCGGGCTCTCGCGGGTGTGGGCCTTCACGATCGACGACGGCCACCTGTTCGTTCGCCCCGACCAGATCGAACAGGAAGTCGAGGAGATCATGGACATGATCACGGACGTACTGGAGACGTTCGACCTCGAGTACGAGATGGCGCTTGCGACCCGTCCCGAGAAAAGCGTCGGCGGCGACGAGATCTGGGAGCGCGCCGAGTCCCAGCTCGAGTCGGTACTCGAGGCCCGCGAGCACGACTACGTTCTCGAGGAGGGCGACGGCGCATTCTACGGCCCCAAGATCGACTTCGCGTTCGAGGACGCGATCGGACGATCGTGGGACGGCCCCACCGTCCAGCTGGATTTCAACATGCCCGAGCGGTTCGACCTGAGCTACGTGGGCGAGGACAACGAGGAACACCGCCCCGTGATGATCCACCGGGCGCTGTACGGCTCCTACGAGCGTTTCTTCATGATGCTCATCGAGCACTTCGAGGGGCGGTTCCCGCTGTGGCTTGCTCCCGAACAGGTCCGCGTGTTGCCGATCTCCGACGACAACCTCGGCTACGCTTACCAGGTGGCAAACGAGTTCGAGGAGTTCCGCGTCGAGGTCGACGACCGCGATAGCACGCTCGAGCGCAAGATCCGCGCGGCCCACGACGACCGGGTCCCCTACCAGATCATCGTCGGCGACGACGAGGAGGAGGCAGGCAACATCTCGGTTCGAGACCGCTTCGAGGACCAGGAGTACGACGTCGAGGCCGAAACGTTCCGCGAGCATCTCGCGGCCGAACGCGACGAGCAGCGGACGGAGCCGGACTTCCTGCAGAGGTGA